The following are from one region of the Halodesulfurarchaeum sp. HSR-GB genome:
- a CDS encoding EamA family transporter, protein MTHSDLLSGPRATASLFVLLGLLWGSSFVAIEIGLHVFPPLYFAGIRYLLAGGLLMAWAVMSAPEIMPQRRTDYLAIGVVALFLIFANHAFLYLGEQIVSGAIASIIISLSPVLTVLFASLTLERGLPRMNEIIGFILGIAGVVVVAQPNPASLDQGHLFGIGLVLLAAASFAAGGVLSRTVRSGLPLKSLQAWAMLIGSGMLFGVGSLRGESWAGVEVTTTGLLSLSYLVVFSGIIAFMVYFTLLDRVGPSQLNLVSYLEPIAAALVAWLLLGEMITLTTVVGFLLVMAGFTAIRRDLVVRILDAPYGRAVETIQEIAATLEEHRPFRTETEFTDARKK, encoded by the coding sequence ATGACACATTCGGATCTCCTCTCCGGTCCGCGGGCGACAGCGTCACTGTTCGTCCTGCTGGGCCTGCTCTGGGGCAGTTCGTTCGTCGCGATCGAGATCGGTCTCCACGTCTTCCCGCCGCTTTACTTCGCCGGCATCCGGTACCTGCTGGCTGGGGGGCTACTCATGGCCTGGGCGGTCATGTCGGCGCCTGAAATCATGCCACAGCGGCGGACCGATTACCTGGCAATCGGCGTGGTCGCGCTGTTTCTCATCTTCGCGAACCACGCCTTCCTCTACCTGGGCGAACAGATCGTCTCCGGAGCGATCGCCTCGATCATCATCAGCCTGTCTCCGGTGCTGACGGTGCTGTTTGCAAGTCTGACCCTGGAGCGCGGGCTCCCCCGAATGAACGAAATTATCGGTTTCATCCTTGGGATCGCCGGCGTGGTGGTCGTCGCCCAGCCGAATCCGGCCTCCCTCGATCAGGGGCATCTCTTCGGGATCGGTCTCGTCCTCCTCGCCGCCGCGAGTTTCGCCGCTGGTGGAGTTCTCTCACGAACCGTTCGGTCCGGCCTTCCGCTCAAGAGCCTGCAGGCCTGGGCGATGCTCATTGGGTCGGGCATGCTCTTTGGGGTTGGCTCCCTGCGAGGCGAGTCCTGGGCCGGCGTCGAAGTCACGACGACTGGTCTGCTCTCGCTGAGCTATCTGGTCGTCTTCTCGGGGATCATCGCGTTTATGGTGTACTTCACCCTCCTCGATCGAGTCGGACCGTCACAGCTCAATCTGGTGAGCTATCTCGAACCCATCGCCGCCGCCCTGGTCGCCTGGCTTCTGCTGGGTGAGATGATCACGCTCACGACCGTGGTTGGCTTCCTCCTGGTCATGGCCGGATTCACCGCGATCCGCCGCGATCTGGTCGTCCGGATATTGGACGCCCCATACGGGCGCGCCGTCGAGACGATCCAGGAGATCGCCGCGACGCTCGAGGAGCATCGCCCGTTCCGCACTGAGACAGAGTTCACCGACGCACGGAAGAAGTAG
- a CDS encoding Lrp/AsnC family transcriptional regulator: protein MDERDVAILKAISDLGTGSPDQLHEETGIPVSTIHYRLNNLREEGIITNDLYDFDHEKLGLGVTIIVEVLAEYEGSADEVKDALFDIEGVTQVFFTMGETDFIVLARLPDSDSVERLIADFESIPEVDRTNSTFVVSTLRDESRAPATYDLETLTDALVD, encoded by the coding sequence ATGGACGAGCGCGACGTCGCCATTCTCAAGGCGATCTCGGATCTCGGAACCGGGAGCCCCGACCAGTTACACGAGGAGACCGGGATTCCGGTCTCGACCATCCACTACCGGTTGAACAACCTCCGAGAAGAAGGGATCATCACGAACGACCTCTATGACTTCGATCACGAGAAACTGGGACTGGGAGTGACCATCATCGTCGAGGTCCTCGCCGAGTACGAGGGCTCGGCCGACGAGGTCAAAGACGCGCTGTTCGACATCGAAGGGGTGACACAGGTCTTTTTCACCATGGGCGAGACCGATTTCATCGTGCTGGCTCGGCTCCCGGATTCGGACAGCGTCGAACGCTTGATCGCGGACTTCGAGTCGATCCCGGAGGTCGACCGGACCAACTCCACGTTCGTCGTCTCGACCCTGCGAGACGAGAGTCGGGCGCCCGCCACCTACGATCTGGAGACACTGACTGACGCGCTCGTGGACTAA
- a CDS encoding PH domain-containing protein: MASKLHPLTVPVRGASRALGLAIAGSVLGSMIQEPLRAAGLLPFWMPSLGMVLAVLFVIGALAYEILRYRFFTYELTDDSLYIHSGVLFRRERDIPLGRIQNVDITRSIFQRALGIGAVGIETAGGSSTEAALNFVSRAEATRLQEGIRTRKRSLDESESVSADTEDTTAESHERLFELSDEDLVLYSLLSFDPRLFSIVFVLVPTVAPFATEYLAGRAAAVVFVLGLFGLVLAGLAVWILGGFSRFVGYYGFTLTRVGDELRYERGLLQRYDGSIPAGKIQTIVIEENVLMRHFGYASLTIETAGYGPGSESGAESAVPLAKRDRLLELARDVEEFGAVEFDRPAPEARRRYTVRYAIVVTALLGAGFLGSWLVGPVPWYGLVALYAAVPIAARKKWAHRGWDIVDGYVITRTGFWRRRTHVVPDDRVQTVIDRRTLFQRRWGLGTVVIDTASSGGFGSQEASVIDVRTTTADAVRTAVTEKLLYAVGILAEPPEPRD; the protein is encoded by the coding sequence ATGGCGTCTAAGCTCCACCCTCTGACCGTTCCGGTTCGTGGTGCCAGCCGAGCGCTCGGGCTGGCGATTGCCGGATCGGTCCTCGGCTCGATGATTCAGGAACCGTTGCGTGCAGCAGGGCTGCTCCCGTTCTGGATGCCTTCCCTCGGGATGGTGTTGGCCGTGCTGTTCGTCATTGGAGCACTCGCATACGAGATACTGCGGTACCGGTTTTTCACCTACGAACTGACCGACGATTCCCTGTACATTCACTCGGGCGTGCTCTTCAGGCGTGAACGGGACATCCCCCTGGGTCGCATTCAGAACGTGGACATCACCCGGTCGATATTCCAGCGGGCCCTCGGGATCGGGGCCGTCGGGATCGAGACCGCCGGTGGCAGTTCGACGGAAGCGGCCCTCAATTTCGTTTCCCGGGCCGAGGCAACTCGACTCCAGGAAGGGATCAGAACCCGAAAGCGCAGTCTCGACGAGTCCGAATCCGTTAGCGCGGACACCGAAGACACGACTGCGGAGTCCCACGAACGTCTCTTCGAGCTTTCGGACGAGGATCTGGTGCTTTACAGTCTCCTCTCCTTCGACCCGCGGCTGTTCTCGATCGTCTTCGTCCTCGTGCCAACTGTGGCCCCATTTGCAACCGAGTATCTCGCCGGCCGGGCGGCTGCAGTCGTCTTCGTCCTCGGTCTGTTCGGACTTGTGCTTGCAGGGCTGGCCGTCTGGATCCTCGGCGGATTCAGTCGATTCGTCGGCTACTACGGGTTCACGCTCACGCGCGTGGGCGACGAACTCCGGTACGAACGAGGCCTCCTCCAGCGGTACGACGGCTCGATCCCCGCGGGCAAGATCCAGACGATCGTGATCGAGGAGAACGTGCTCATGCGGCACTTCGGCTACGCCTCGCTCACGATCGAGACGGCTGGCTACGGCCCGGGCTCGGAGTCCGGGGCCGAATCGGCCGTGCCCCTCGCGAAACGGGACCGACTCCTCGAACTCGCTCGCGATGTCGAGGAGTTCGGCGCGGTGGAATTCGACCGGCCGGCCCCGGAGGCCCGTCGGCGCTACACCGTCCGGTACGCTATCGTCGTCACGGCGCTGTTGGGGGCTGGCTTCCTGGGGAGCTGGCTCGTGGGACCGGTCCCCTGGTATGGCCTCGTGGCGCTTTACGCGGCGGTCCCGATCGCGGCCCGAAAGAAATGGGCCCATCGAGGCTGGGACATCGTCGACGGATACGTAATCACGCGGACCGGATTTTGGCGGCGACGGACACACGTGGTGCCTGACGACCGCGTCCAGACCGTGATCGACCGCCGGACGCTCTTCCAGCGACGCTGGGGGCTTGGGACGGTCGTGATCGATACCGCCAGTTCCGGTGGCTTCGGCTCCCAGGAGGCCAGCGTCATCGACGTTCGCACGACAACGGCCGATGCGGTGCGGACGGCCGTCACCGAGAAACTGCTGTATGCGGTTGGGATCCTTGCGGAGCCACCCGAACCGAGAGACTGA
- a CDS encoding 50S ribosomal protein L10: protein MTAEAEHTTEHVPEWKQQEVEDLVSVIESYDSVGIVDVQGIPSRQLQEMRADLYGSATLRMSRNTLLERALEQVDEGLEDLVPFLSGHVGLVGTNDNPFALYRRLEQSKTAAPISAGETAPNDIVIEEGDTGMDPGPFVGDLQNVGAAARIDEGSIKVLEDSVVAEAGDVVSQDLAGVLGELGIEPKEVGIDLRAVFADGVLFEAEELEIDVEEYRADFQAAAAAGRNLAVNAAIPTTESMPALLAKAEGEAKSLGLQASIESPDLMDDLVSTADAQVKALAAQIEDDEALPEELRDLEAPGGAKTTDTEESTDDQPEADAEPEDAEDDDDDEDEDAGGEGLGAMFG from the coding sequence ATGACGGCTGAAGCCGAACACACGACCGAACACGTCCCCGAATGGAAACAGCAGGAGGTCGAGGACCTCGTTTCGGTCATCGAATCCTACGACAGCGTCGGCATCGTCGACGTGCAGGGGATTCCGAGCCGACAGCTCCAGGAGATGCGGGCGGACCTGTACGGGTCGGCCACGCTCCGGATGAGCCGGAACACGCTCCTGGAACGAGCGCTGGAGCAGGTTGATGAAGGACTCGAAGACCTCGTTCCGTTCCTCTCGGGCCACGTCGGCCTGGTCGGAACGAACGACAACCCCTTCGCGCTCTACCGGCGTCTCGAACAGTCCAAGACGGCCGCGCCCATCAGCGCGGGCGAGACTGCTCCGAATGACATCGTTATCGAGGAAGGCGACACGGGGATGGACCCCGGTCCCTTCGTCGGTGATCTGCAGAACGTCGGGGCTGCCGCTCGCATCGACGAGGGATCGATCAAGGTCCTCGAGGACAGCGTCGTCGCGGAAGCCGGCGACGTCGTCAGCCAGGATCTGGCCGGCGTCCTCGGCGAACTCGGCATCGAGCCCAAGGAGGTTGGTATCGACCTCCGTGCTGTCTTCGCCGACGGCGTGCTCTTCGAGGCCGAAGAACTCGAGATCGACGTCGAGGAATACCGGGCCGACTTCCAGGCCGCCGCAGCGGCCGGCCGAAACCTCGCGGTCAACGCCGCGATCCCGACCACCGAGTCGATGCCCGCGCTCCTCGCGAAAGCCGAGGGCGAGGCCAAGAGTCTCGGCCTGCAGGCCTCGATCGAGAGCCCGGACCTGATGGACGATCTGGTTTCGACCGCGGACGCCCAGGTCAAGGCCCTGGCCGCACAGATCGAGGACGACGAGGCGCTCCCCGAGGAGCTCCGTGACCTCGAAGCCCCCGGTGGGGCCAAAACCACCGACACCGAGGAATCGACCGACGACCAACCAGAGGCAGACGCCGAACCGGAAGACGCCGAAGACGACGATGACGACGAGGACGAAGACGCCGGTGGCGAGGGCCTCGGAGCGATGTTCGGATAA
- a CDS encoding RNA methyltransferase: MSEQTPVVVIVDAQTPGNVGTIARSMKNFGFSELLLVDPPALDPDGEAYGFAGQAREDVLPNARETTFEAVLEAYHTVGFTAVTNEDETSHVRFPFKTPRELAESLTERSGPTALVFGREPTGLHNEELAQLDEICAIPASESYPVLNLGQAATIALYELRNVTLGETQLPDRTGSVADPADVERFHEHVGQFLESIEYGPEKRAKTQRLVRRLLGRAKPTGQELVTLRGVMRQAVNRNRE, from the coding sequence ATGTCGGAGCAGACGCCCGTCGTGGTGATCGTGGACGCCCAGACGCCGGGCAACGTGGGAACGATCGCCAGATCGATGAAGAATTTCGGGTTCAGCGAGTTGCTCCTGGTCGATCCGCCTGCACTCGATCCGGACGGCGAAGCATACGGGTTCGCGGGCCAGGCTCGCGAGGACGTGCTACCGAACGCCCGTGAGACGACCTTCGAGGCGGTTCTCGAAGCGTATCACACGGTCGGCTTCACGGCGGTCACGAACGAGGATGAAACCAGTCACGTCAGGTTTCCCTTCAAAACGCCACGAGAGCTTGCAGAATCACTCACGGAGCGGTCGGGGCCGACGGCACTCGTGTTCGGTCGGGAACCGACCGGGCTGCACAACGAGGAGCTTGCCCAGCTTGACGAGATCTGTGCGATTCCAGCCAGCGAATCCTATCCGGTGTTGAACCTCGGGCAGGCAGCGACGATCGCGCTCTACGAACTCCGGAATGTGACACTCGGGGAGACACAGCTCCCGGACCGCACCGGCTCAGTCGCCGACCCCGCAGACGTCGAGCGATTCCACGAACACGTCGGTCAGTTCCTCGAATCGATCGAGTACGGCCCGGAAAAACGGGCCAAGACACAACGGCTCGTGCGTCGGCTCCTTGGCCGGGCAAAGCCCACGGGCCAAGAACTGGTGACACTGCGGGGAGTTATGCGACAGGCAGTCAACCGAAATCGAGAGTGA
- the rpl12p gene encoding 50S ribosomal protein P1: protein MEYVYAALILNETDAEINEDNLTDVLDAAGVDVEESRVKALVAALEDVDIEEAVEQAAAAPAAPAASGGAEAEAEAEEADEEEAEEEAEAEDEGDEDEEEEASGEGLGDLFG, encoded by the coding sequence ATGGAATACGTATACGCTGCACTCATCCTGAACGAGACCGACGCAGAGATCAACGAAGACAACCTGACCGACGTGCTGGACGCCGCGGGCGTGGACGTGGAAGAGTCCCGCGTCAAGGCCCTGGTGGCCGCCCTCGAAGACGTCGACATCGAGGAGGCCGTCGAGCAGGCCGCAGCTGCCCCCGCCGCCCCCGCCGCGAGCGGTGGCGCGGAGGCCGAGGCCGAGGCCGAGGAGGCCGACGAGGAGGAAGCAGAGGAGGAAGCCGAAGCTGAAGACGAAGGCGACGAGGACGAGGAAGAAGAGGCCTCCGGTGAAGGCCTCGGCGACCTCTTCGGGTAA
- the gatE gene encoding Glu-tRNA(Gln) amidotransferase subunit GatE, translating to MTEFDYEELGLVAGLEIHQQLDTETKLFCNCPTTQREAAESVRSFTRYLHPTPSELGEVDEAALEESQVEREFEYLGYDSTCLVEEDDEPPHPMDDEALELSLEIAQLLSMTPVDQAHVMRKVVIDGSNTSGFQRTSLIATDGEIQTDAGPVGIEDLMLEEESARRVEETDSGVVFSLDRLGVPLVEIGTDPDITSPEQAREAAGRLGMILRSTGGVKRGLGTIRQDVNVSIEEGARVEVKGVQDLEGIENIVRGEVRRQAELLEIAEELQDRNASIGDVQDVSDVFADTDSGVIRGALDAGGAVKAVPLFGFDGLVGREIQPDRRLGTELSDHAKRHGAGGIFHTDELPAYGVTEAEVGALREAVDAGEEDAVAIVAADTETAELAIEAAANRAAVAIARVPEETRDANEDGTTSYLRPLPGAARMYPETDVPPVEIDPAAVETPELLDEKVDRYVKSYDLDPGLAEQVAFGRRFTTFEQAVEQGVDPALAATTVESTITELRRDDVPVENLTDEHFLDVLEQVDAGDLAKEGVGEVLTVLAKQPELSAATAIEEAGLGGVDEAAVREAVREVVERNATQVEDEGMEAFSALMGEAMGALRGKADGEVVSSVLREEIQAKL from the coding sequence ATGACCGAGTTCGATTACGAGGAGCTGGGCCTCGTCGCGGGACTGGAGATCCATCAGCAACTCGATACCGAGACGAAGCTGTTCTGTAACTGTCCGACGACCCAACGGGAGGCTGCGGAGTCGGTCCGGTCGTTCACGCGTTATCTACACCCCACGCCGAGTGAACTCGGCGAAGTCGACGAGGCCGCCCTGGAGGAGAGCCAGGTCGAACGGGAGTTCGAGTACCTGGGATACGACTCGACCTGTCTGGTCGAGGAGGACGACGAACCCCCACATCCCATGGACGACGAGGCGCTGGAGCTCAGCCTGGAGATCGCCCAACTGCTCTCGATGACGCCCGTCGATCAGGCCCACGTCATGCGCAAGGTCGTCATCGACGGGTCGAACACCTCCGGCTTCCAGCGAACCTCGCTGATCGCGACCGACGGCGAGATCCAGACCGACGCTGGCCCGGTGGGTATCGAGGACCTGATGCTCGAAGAGGAGTCGGCCCGGCGGGTCGAGGAGACCGATTCGGGGGTCGTATTCTCCCTCGATCGGCTCGGGGTACCACTCGTCGAGATCGGAACGGACCCCGACATCACCAGCCCCGAACAGGCCCGCGAGGCGGCGGGTCGACTCGGGATGATTCTCCGCTCCACCGGCGGCGTCAAACGCGGCCTGGGAACGATTCGACAGGACGTGAACGTCTCCATCGAGGAGGGTGCCCGGGTCGAGGTCAAGGGCGTCCAGGACCTGGAGGGCATCGAGAACATCGTCCGCGGGGAAGTCCGACGGCAGGCCGAGCTCCTTGAGATCGCCGAGGAACTGCAGGATCGAAACGCCTCGATCGGCGACGTTCAGGACGTCAGTGACGTCTTTGCGGACACCGACTCCGGTGTCATTCGTGGCGCACTCGACGCAGGCGGGGCCGTCAAAGCGGTCCCTCTCTTCGGATTCGACGGTCTCGTGGGGCGTGAGATTCAGCCCGACCGACGGCTGGGAACCGAACTTTCGGATCACGCCAAACGTCATGGTGCGGGCGGAATCTTCCACACGGACGAACTCCCGGCCTACGGCGTGACCGAGGCAGAAGTGGGGGCACTCAGAGAAGCGGTCGACGCTGGCGAGGAGGACGCCGTCGCGATCGTCGCGGCGGACACGGAAACCGCAGAGCTCGCGATCGAGGCTGCGGCCAATCGAGCCGCGGTCGCGATCGCGAGGGTCCCCGAAGAGACTCGGGACGCGAACGAGGACGGCACGACCTCGTATCTCCGCCCGCTTCCAGGGGCCGCTCGCATGTATCCCGAGACGGACGTGCCGCCGGTCGAGATCGATCCGGCGGCCGTGGAGACACCTGAACTCCTCGACGAGAAGGTCGATCGGTACGTCAAGTCCTACGATCTCGACCCCGGACTCGCCGAACAGGTGGCCTTCGGCCGGCGGTTCACGACGTTCGAGCAGGCGGTCGAACAGGGCGTAGACCCCGCCCTCGCCGCGACGACGGTCGAGTCGACGATTACCGAACTTCGTCGGGATGACGTCCCAGTCGAGAATCTCACCGACGAACACTTTCTCGACGTACTCGAACAGGTCGACGCCGGTGACCTGGCGAAGGAGGGCGTCGGCGAGGTGCTGACGGTTCTCGCGAAGCAACCCGAACTCTCTGCGGCGACGGCGATCGAGGAAGCCGGCCTCGGCGGCGTCGACGAGGCGGCGGTTCGCGAGGCGGTACGGGAGGTCGTCGAGCGGAACGCCACCCAGGTCGAGGACGAGGGCATGGAAGCGTTCTCGGCGCTGATGGGCGAGGCGATGGGCGCGCTTCGGGGCAAAGCCGACGGCGAGGTCGTCTCCTCGGTGCTCCGCGAGGAGATCCAGGCCAAACTGTAG
- a CDS encoding PH domain-containing protein: protein MERLTPRVQILWGVVAVLLAAVLAGVLAGVTFWFEWRFPTAAIGAFLLLAVLLLGHAHLRFRLWRYELQDDALFLHRGVFTRVRTVVPYVRVQHVDTQRNPFERALGLSRVVVYTAGSRGADVRIPGLKPDRAESLQERLRALAGEHEADDGV, encoded by the coding sequence ATGGAACGTCTCACACCCCGCGTACAGATCTTGTGGGGAGTCGTCGCGGTTCTCCTCGCTGCGGTACTGGCAGGTGTTCTCGCCGGCGTGACCTTCTGGTTCGAGTGGCGATTCCCGACGGCGGCGATCGGTGCCTTCCTCCTCTTGGCGGTCCTCCTACTCGGCCATGCCCATCTCAGATTTCGGCTCTGGCGTTACGAACTGCAGGACGATGCACTCTTCCTGCATCGGGGCGTGTTCACCCGCGTTCGGACGGTCGTCCCGTACGTGCGGGTCCAGCACGTCGACACCCAGCGAAACCCCTTCGAGCGGGCACTCGGCCTGAGCCGAGTCGTCGTCTACACGGCGGGCTCCAGGGGGGCGGACGTGAGGATTCCGGGACTCAAACCGGATCGAGCGGAGTCACTCCAGGAACGGCTTCGGGCACTCGCCGGCGAACACGAAGCAGACGATGGCGTCTAA
- a CDS encoding 6-hydroxymethylpterin diphosphokinase MptE-like protein codes for MDYAAWEPIYERIVADFGYDSTEDRAARDVLSDLVEPFDFDRLDFRGRTVAVAGGSDTLESELDRLRDADRTIAASGAAAVMEAADLRPDLVVTDLDKTPETAISLSRAGVPVAAHAHGDNVPAVRKYVPRFDDERVFGTTQVEPLENVYNFGGFTDGDRAAFLADHLGADTLWFPGWDFDDPTVSSEKARKLRWAARLLGCLERRRNEQFSILDGRRESIADFPHDVSEGCD; via the coding sequence ATGGACTACGCCGCCTGGGAACCGATCTACGAACGGATCGTCGCCGACTTCGGGTATGACTCCACCGAGGACCGGGCGGCACGTGACGTGCTCTCTGATCTCGTCGAACCCTTCGATTTCGACCGCCTGGATTTCCGTGGGCGAACTGTCGCCGTTGCCGGGGGCAGCGACACGCTCGAATCCGAACTCGACAGACTCCGTGATGCCGACCGGACGATCGCCGCCTCGGGCGCCGCGGCTGTGATGGAAGCCGCCGACCTTCGGCCGGATCTGGTCGTGACGGATCTCGATAAGACACCGGAAACAGCAATTTCGTTGAGTCGGGCCGGCGTTCCGGTCGCCGCCCATGCTCATGGGGATAACGTGCCGGCAGTCCGGAAGTACGTCCCCCGCTTCGACGACGAACGGGTCTTCGGGACGACACAGGTCGAACCGCTCGAAAACGTCTACAACTTCGGCGGGTTCACGGACGGCGATCGGGCGGCGTTCCTCGCGGATCACCTGGGTGCCGACACCCTCTGGTTCCCGGGCTGGGATTTCGACGACCCGACCGTATCCTCGGAAAAGGCTCGCAAACTCCGCTGGGCGGCCCGGTTGCTGGGATGTCTCGAACGCCGGCGAAACGAGCAGTTTTCGATCCTCGACGGGCGGCGGGAATCGATCGCCGACTTCCCGCACGACGTATCCGAGGGTTGTGACTGA
- a CDS encoding phosphate-starvation-inducible PsiE family protein, whose product MAGQISRHISQFVQAVELAAAGLFALLFGIGVVDLALQIAMTVPTGGITDPLVVIGFIETGLLLLIIVEVYQTVVAYVRQTDTRQIVRLVIYTGVIAMVRKVIIFRTSEYTTVQDALLAAMAYTVIILGLVSLLYVERKLAVPLD is encoded by the coding sequence ATGGCGGGTCAGATCTCCAGGCACATCAGTCAGTTCGTCCAGGCCGTCGAACTCGCCGCCGCCGGGCTCTTTGCGCTCCTCTTCGGCATCGGCGTGGTCGATCTGGCCCTCCAGATCGCGATGACGGTCCCTACGGGCGGCATCACCGACCCCCTGGTGGTCATCGGATTCATCGAAACTGGCCTGCTCTTGCTCATCATTGTCGAGGTGTACCAGACCGTCGTGGCCTATGTCCGACAGACTGATACCAGGCAGATCGTTCGACTCGTGATCTACACCGGCGTGATCGCGATGGTCCGAAAGGTGATCATCTTCCGGACTTCCGAGTACACGACCGTTCAGGATGCCCTTCTCGCGGCGATGGCCTACACCGTAATTATTCTCGGGTTGGTGAGTCTGTTGTACGTCGAGCGAAAACTCGCTGTCCCCCTGGATTAG
- a CDS encoding 50S ribosomal protein L1: MADSAIEEAVNRALEEAPERAFRETVDLAVNLRDIDLNDPSNRIDESVVLPEGTGQDTSIVVFATGETAIQAGDVADQVLDDDDLEDLGDDDDAAKDLADETDFFIAEAAMMQDIGRYLGTVLGPRGKMPTPLQPDDDVVEVVNRMKNSIQLRSGDRRTFHTRVGAADMTAEEIAENIDVILRRLHADLEKGPLNVDSVYVKTTMGPAVEVA; this comes from the coding sequence ATGGCAGACTCTGCTATCGAAGAGGCCGTCAATCGCGCACTGGAGGAGGCACCTGAGCGGGCGTTCCGCGAAACGGTAGACCTCGCCGTCAACCTGCGTGACATCGACCTCAATGACCCATCGAATCGTATCGACGAAAGCGTCGTCCTCCCGGAGGGGACCGGCCAGGACACCTCGATCGTGGTGTTCGCGACCGGCGAAACGGCCATCCAGGCCGGGGACGTCGCCGATCAGGTGCTCGACGACGACGATCTCGAGGACCTCGGCGACGACGACGATGCAGCAAAGGACCTCGCCGATGAGACTGACTTCTTCATCGCCGAGGCAGCGATGATGCAGGACATCGGTCGCTACCTCGGGACCGTTCTCGGTCCCCGGGGGAAAATGCCGACACCCCTGCAGCCCGACGACGACGTCGTCGAAGTAGTGAACCGCATGAAAAACAGCATTCAGCTCCGCAGTGGCGACCGCCGCACCTTCCACACTCGTGTGGGTGCAGCGGACATGACTGCAGAGGAGATCGCCGAGAACATCGACGTCATCCTCCGCCGACTCCACGCGGATCTGGAGAAAGGGCCGCTCAACGTGGACTCCGTGTACGTGAAGACCACGATGGGACCCGCCGTCGAGGTGGCATAA
- a CDS encoding 50S ribosomal protein L11, whose product MADTIEILVSGGQADPGPPLGPELGPTPVDVQAVVQEINDETAAFDGTEVPVTIEYEEDGSFTIEVGVPPTAALIKDEAGFETGSGDPETNFVADLSIEQVKKIAEQKVSDLLSYEVKAAAKEVAGTCVSLGVTIEGEDARTFKQRVDDGEYDDVLEA is encoded by the coding sequence ATGGCTGATACGATCGAAATCCTCGTTTCTGGCGGCCAGGCTGATCCGGGCCCGCCGCTGGGACCGGAACTGGGTCCGACCCCAGTCGACGTGCAGGCGGTCGTCCAGGAGATCAACGACGAGACTGCCGCATTCGACGGCACTGAGGTCCCGGTCACTATCGAGTACGAGGAGGACGGCTCCTTTACCATCGAGGTCGGGGTTCCCCCGACGGCGGCGCTCATCAAGGACGAAGCGGGCTTCGAGACGGGCAGTGGTGATCCCGAGACGAACTTCGTCGCCGACCTCTCCATCGAACAGGTCAAGAAGATCGCCGAGCAGAAGGTCTCCGATCTGCTCTCCTACGAGGTCAAGGCCGCGGCAAAGGAAGTCGCCGGCACCTGTGTCTCGCTGGGCGTGACGATCGAGGGCGAGGACGCACGGACGTTCAAACAGCGTGTTGACGACGGCGAGTACGACGACGTTCTCGAAGCCTGA